One stretch of Salarias fasciatus chromosome 19, fSalaFa1.1, whole genome shotgun sequence DNA includes these proteins:
- the pax1a gene encoding paired box protein Pax-1a, translating to MEQTYGEVNQLGGVFVNGRPLPNAIRLRIVELAQLGIRPCDISRQLRVSHGCVSKILARYNETGSILPGAIGGSKPRVTTPNVVKNIREYKQNDPGIFAWEIRDRLLADGVCDKYNVPSVSSISRILRNKIGNLSQPNQYESSKQASAQAGLSYNHIYPYSYPNAMSPTGTKMGSPPGVPVTAGHVSISRAWPSAHTVSNILGIRAFMDPTAIAGTEGYAPKMEEWSSVNRAAFPAAHTVNGIDKSAIEPDIKYAQPSSTLSGYVSACAYSPTNQYGVYSGPAGGYVAPGHHHWQPQSPALSHPGSGMSMHAGEIHSPMAFKHQAREGDRKPPSPLSKQQQHEDLSSVHGLSLPTSSS from the exons ATGG AGCAAACCTATGGAGAGGTGAACCAGCTCGGCGGCGTGTTTGTGAACGGGCGACCCCTGCCCAACGCCATACGTCTGCGGATAGTGGAGCTGGCCCAGCTGGGGATCAGACCCTGCGACATCAGCCGGCAGCTCCGAGTGTCCCACGGCTGCGTGAGCAAAATCCTGGCCCGGTACAACGAGACGGGCTCCATCTTACCCGGTGCCATCGGCGGGAGCAAGCCGCGGGTCACGACGCCCAACGTGGTGAAAAATATCAGGGAATACAAACAGAACGACCCCGGGATCTTTGCCTGGGAGATCCGGGACAGGCTCTTGGCAGACGGGGTTTGTGATAAATACAACGTGCCGTCGGTCAGCTCGATCAGCAGGATTTTACGCAACAAGATCGGGAATCTGTCGCAGCCGAACCAGTACGAGAGCAGCAAGCAAGCCTCGGCGCAGGCCGGCCTCTCCTACAACCACATCTACCCCTACTCCTACCCCAACGCCATGTCGCCCACCGGCACGAAAATGGGCAGCCCCCCTGGAGTACCGGTCACGGCCGGGCATGTGAGCATATCCCGGGCCTGGCCCTCCGCGCACACCGTCAGCAACATCCTGGGAATACGAGCCTTCATGGATCCCACAG CGATTGCTGGGACTGAAGGATATGCACCGAAAATGGAGGAGTGGAGCAGCGTCAACAGAGCAGCTTTCCCCGCGGCGCACACGGTCAACGGCATCGACAAGTCCGCCATTGAGCCCGACATAAAGTATGCCCag CCTTCCTCCACGCTGTCCGGCTACGTCTCGGCGTGCGCGTACTCCCCAACCAACCAGTACGGCGTGTACAGCGGGCCCGCGGGGGGATACGTGGCTCCGGGTCACCACCACTGGCAGCCGCAGAGCCCGGCCCTGTCTCACCCGGGCAGCGGGATGAGCATGCACGCGGGGGAGATCCACTCCCCGATGGCCTTCAAGCACCAGGCCCGAGAAG GAGACAGAAAGCCGCCCAGTCCcctgagcaaacagcagcaacatgaAGACCTGAGCAGCGTGCACGGACTCAGTCTCCCTACCTCATCATCATAA